In Ascochyta rabiei chromosome 2, complete sequence, one genomic interval encodes:
- a CDS encoding Phosphotransferase enzyme gives MDPLFCYTSGRWLWNERKQLEARYRYFDVPSLQKTACQALGTERCISFKKIGEGNYNKAYRLEMDNGQKVIAKVPHPNAGPQVLTTSSEVATMEFARTVLNIPVPKVLAWSATDQNPVQAEYIIMEEARGSQLHKVWQDLSLRSKSNVIREFVDVERKLLSVSFNKLGSLYFKDCGIAGCKPAVVTTCPQDVVDHIESRYSIGPITRREFWKEQHSDSRYQGPWISSAEYLESIARLEIDWISSHANVQEPSKSPWQYISPEQNSPEAHTALLQKFLLIIPHITPQDSELVSPRLWHPDFHAGNIYIDDQARISCVIDWQGAWNTPVFIGANPPLLLDYGIDMLMKLPDNFKTLNDATKDQIRYQVSQSILIQAYETLTAEKNPLMHKVMRHSHGQTLKQLEAFVGSTWDDCLFPLKECLIRVEREWDHFGTNKPCPYRFSPQQIQQHHKEAEMFNKSQEFWRRF, from the exons ATGGATCCCTTATTCTGCTACACCAGCGGACGATGGCTTTGGAATGAGCGTAAGCAATTGGAAGCTCGATATCGCTATTTTGACGTCCCCAGTCTCCAGAAAACGGCCTGTCAAGCCCTTGGCACAGAACGATGCATATCTTTCAAGAAGATTGGCGAAGGCAACTACAACAAGGCATACCGCCTTGAGATGGACAACGGCCAAAAGGTCATCGCAAAAGTGCCTCACCCCAACGCTGGACCACAAGTACTTACTACTTCATCGGAAGTGGCGACCATGGAGTTTGCCCGAACTGTCTTGAATATACCTGTCCCAAAAGTTCTTGCCTGGAGTGCTACCGACCAAAACCCCGTTCAGGCAGAATACATCATTATGGAAGAAGCAAGAGGCTCCCAACTCCACAAAGTCTGGCAGGATCTTTCGCTGCGATCAAAATCAAACGTTATTCGTGAGTTCGTAGATGTTGAAAGGAAGCTGCTCTCAGTCTCCTTTAATAA ATTAGGATCGTTGTATTTTAAGGATTGTGGGATTGCAGGATGCAAGCCTGCTGTTGTCACAACTTGTCCGCAAGATGTTGTTGATCACATCGAATCACGTTATTCCATCGGACCTATCACTCGGAGAGAGTTTTGGAAGGAACAGCACAGTGACTCGCGATACCAAGGTCCCT GGATATCCTCTGCAGAATACCTAGAATCTATCGCTCGCCTTGAGATTGACTGGATCAGCTCTCACGCAAACGTTCAGGAACCCAGTAAATCACCGTGGCAGTATATAAGTCCAGAGCAGAATTCTCCAGAGGCTCACACAGCTTTGTTGCAGAAATTCCTATTAATAATTCCGCATATCACTCCCCAAGATTCAGAGCTTGTTTCTCCCAGACTTTGGCACCCTGATTTCCATGCTGGCAACATCTACATCGACGATCAAGCCAGGATCTCATGCGTCATTGATTGGCAGGGAGCATGGAATACTCCAGTGTTTATCGGAGCCAACCCCCCGCTGCTTTTGGATTATGGAATTGACATGCTGATGAAGCTTCCTGATAACTTCAAAACACTCAATGATGCTACAAAGGATCAGATCAGATACCAAGTGTCTCAGTCTATCTTGATTCAAGCGTACGAAACATTGACGGCAGAGAAGAATCCTCTGATGCACAAGGTAATGCGGCATTCCCATGGTCAGACTCTTAAGCAATTAGAAGCCTTCGTTGGCTCTACCTGGGATGATTGTCTCTTTCCTCTTAAGGAATGCTTGATCCGCGTTGAAAG AGAATGGGACCACTTCGGTACTAACAAACCGTGTCCGTATCGTTTTTCACCACAACAAATCCAACAACACCACAAAGAGGCAGAGATGTTCAATAAGAGTCAGGAGTTTTGGAGACGTTTTTAA